In a single window of the Acyrthosiphon pisum isolate AL4f chromosome X, pea_aphid_22Mar2018_4r6ur, whole genome shotgun sequence genome:
- the LOC100164776 gene encoding KRAB-A domain-containing protein 2-like, translating into MYEAHIKIGHGGRTRMMNELQNKFKNITYEVVMLFLSLCVQCQTKQKVPKKGIVVKPIISRELNSRCQVDLVDMQTFKDGEFKFILNYQDHLTKCIQLRPLKSKTAEEVAHHLLNIFLIFGAPNILHSDNGREFVNKIISELCSMWDGVKIVHGKPRHSQTQGSIERANQDFQNILRAMMEDNDTKKWSEALPFVQFVKNTTYHQGIKQTPYEAMFGTKAQRGLLTSSLPREQIEKLATEEELEQILQSISACSRYRSRTYGLPKYLGCCNGR; encoded by the coding sequence ATGTACGAAGCTCATATAAAAATTGGTCATGGAGGGCGAACCAGAATGATGAACGAATTGCagaacaaattcaaaaatataacatatgaagttgttatgttatttttaagtttatgtgTTCAATGCCAAACCAAACAAAAAGTTCCGAAAAAAGGTATTGTAGTCAAACCTATTATAAGTCGTGAACTTAATTCCCGGTGTCAAGTAGACTTGGTAGATATGCAAACTTTCAAAGAtggtgaatttaaatttatattaaattatcaggATCACCTAACCAAATGTATTCAATTAAGACCTCTAAAATCTAAAACTGCAGAAGAAGTTGCACAtcacctattaaatatatttcttattttcggTGCgccaaatattttacattccGACAATGGACGAgagtttgtaaataaaattatatcagagCTGTGTTCAATGTGGGATGGTGTGAAAATTGTGCATGGTAAACCACGCCACAGCCAAACACAAGGATCTATCGAAAGGGCAAACCAAGATTTCCAAAATATACTGAGAGCTATGATGGAAGATAATGACACTAAAAAATGGTCAGAAGCATTACCATTTGTCCAATTTGTGAAAAATACGACGTATCATCAAGGTATTAAGCAAACGCCATACGAAGCTATGTTTGGCACTAAAGCACAAAGAGGTCTTTTAACATCTTCTCTTCCACGAGAACAAATAGAAAAACTAGCAACAGAAGAGGAGTTAGAACAAATACTTCAGTCTATAAGTGCGTGTTCCAGATATCGATCGAGGACGTATGGATTACCAAAATATCTTGGCTGTTGTAATGGACGTTGA